In Thunnus thynnus chromosome 11, fThuThy2.1, whole genome shotgun sequence, the following proteins share a genomic window:
- the fmnl2a gene encoding LOW QUALITY PROTEIN: formin-like protein 2 (The sequence of the model RefSeq protein was modified relative to this genomic sequence to represent the inferred CDS: deleted 1 base in 1 codon), with amino-acid sequence MGNAGSMDQHTDFRGHNMPLKLPMPEPGELEERFAIVLNSMNLPPDKARLLRQYDNEKKWELICDQERFQVKNPPHTYLQKLRSYLDPAVTRKKFRRRVQESTQVLRELEISLRTNHIGWVREFLNEENKGLDVLVEYLSFAQYAVTFDGDSVENNPEAAMDKSKPWSRSIEDLHGGSTLPSPITGNGITRAGRHSTLRCNTLPSRRTLKNSRLVCKKDDVHVCIMCLRAIMNYQYGFNMVMSHPHAVNEIALSLNNKNARTKALVLELLAAVCLVRGGHEIILSAFDNFKEVCVEEQRFERLMEYFKNEDQNIDFMVACMQFINIVVHSVEDMNFRVHLQYDFTKLCLDDYLDKLKHTESDKLQVQIQAYLDNVFDVGALLEDAETKNAALERVEELEENMSHMTEKLQDTENEAMSKIVELEKQLMQRNKELESIREVYKDTSSQVHTLRQKLKEKDEAIQRQSNLEKKIHELEKQGTIKIHKKGDGDISILPSPPSGVEGLPGAVIGGNGASVGPNHVGSVAGTAAQPPPPPPPPPLPENGTLPNGPSSISPAAAAPPPPPPPPPPPPPPGPEMSVPLPPPPPPVAPPLPGCGTPTVIMNSGLAAVKIKKPIKTKFRMPVFNWVALKPNQINGTVFNEIDDERILEDLNVDEFEEMFKTKAQGPPIDLNMSKQKVIQKGPNKVTLLDSNRAKNLAITLRKVGKTPEEICRAIQIFDLRTLPVDFVECLMRFQPTENEIKVLRQFEKERKPLESLTDEDRFMMQFSKIERLMQKMTIMAFIGNFCESVQMLTPQLHAVIAASVSIKSSQKLKKILEIILALGNYMNSSKRGAVYGFKLQSLDLLLDTKSTDRKITLLHYIANVVHEKYTQVSLFYNELHYVEKAAAVSLENVLLDVKELQRGMELTKREYSMHGHNTMLKDFITHNESKLKKLQDDAKIAQDAFDEVVKFFGENSKTTPPSVFFPVFVRFVKAYRQAEEDNEQRKRQEQIMMEKLLEQEAMMEEDQKSPSHKNKRQQQELIQELRRKQVKDSRHVYEGKDGAIEDIITDLRNQPYRRADAVRRSVRRRFDDQNLRPVNNGEVVM; translated from the exons aaCTCGATGAATCTTCCTCCAGACAAAGCTCGACTGTTACGGCAGTACGACAACGAGAAGAAGTGGGAGCTCATCTGCGATCAG gaGCGATTCCAAGTGAAAAACCCCCCTCACACGTACCTCCAAAAGCTGAGGAGTTATCTAGATCCTGCAGTCACAAGAAAG AAATTCAGACGGAGAGTTCAGGAGTCCACCCAAGTCCTGAGAGAACTGGAAATTTCGTTACGGACCAATCATATAGG GTGGGTGAGAGAATTCTTAAATGAAGAGAACAAAGGCCTGGACGTGCTGGTGGAGTATCTTTCTTTTGCACAGTATGCCGTCAC GTTCGATGGAGACAGTGTGGAGAACAACCCAGAGGCTGCGATGGATAAGTCGAAGCCCTGGAGCCGCTCTATAGAAGATCTACATGGAGGGAGCACCCTGCCGTCTCCCATCACCGGGAACGGCATCACGCGAGCCGGGCGACACTCCACGTTACG ttgtAACACACTGCCCAGCCGGAGAACACTGAAAAACTCCAGACTGGTCTGTAAGAAAGATGATGTCCACGTCTGCATCATGTGCCTACGCGCTATCATGAACTACCAG TATGGCTTCAACATGGTCATGTCACATCCGCATGCTGTGAATGAAATTGCACTAAGTCTCAACAATAAAAACGCAAG AACTAAAGCTCTGGTCTTGGAGCTCCTGGCGGCGGTTTGTCTCGTGAGAGGAGGCCATGAAATTATTCTCTCCGCGTTCGACAACTTTAAAGAG gTATGTGTGGAGGAACAGCGGTTTGAGAGGCTAATGGAGTATTTCAAGAACGAGGAC CAAAACATTGACTTCATG GTGGCATGTATGCAGTTCATCAACATCGTCGTGCACTCAGTGGAGGACATGAACTTCAGAGTTCATCTACAATACGACTTCACCAAGCTGTGTCTGGATGACTACTTAGAC AAACTAAAGCATACGGAGAGCGATAAACTGCAGGTTCAGATTCAGGCCTACTTGGACAATGTGTTTGACGTGGGAGCCCTCCTGGAGGATGCAGAGACCAAAAACGCAGCGCTGGAGCGcgtggaggagctggaggagaatATGTCACAT ATGACAGAGAAGCTGCAGGACACGGAGAATGAGGCCATGTCCAAGATCGTGGAGCTGGAGAAGCAGCTGATGCAAAGGAACAAGGAGCTTGAATCCATCAGG GAAGTCTACAAAGATACCAGCTCGCAGGTGCACACGCTGCGGCAGAAGTTGAAAGAGAAGGACGAGGCCATTCAGCGCCAGTCTAATTTAGAGAAGAAGATCCATGAGCTGGAGAAGCAGGGCACCATCAAGATCCACAAGAAGGGAGATGGAGACATCTCTATCCTGCCCTCGCCACCCTCAGGAGTGGAGGGTTTGCCGGGCGCCGTGATAGGAGGAAACGGTGCATCTGTCGGTCCAAACCATGTGGGAAGTGTAGCGGGCACGGCGGCTcagccaccaccacctcctccgcCCCCTCCGCTGCCAGAGAACGGCACAT TGCCAAATGGTCCGTCATCGATTagtcctgcagctgcagcacctCCCCCGCCTCCGccgcctccacctccacctccaccacccgGACCAGAGATGTCAGTCCCTCTGCCCCCTCCGCCTCCTCCTGTGGCCCCCCCACTGCCAGGCTGTGGGACCCCAACAGTCATCATGAACTCTGGGTTAGCAG CCGTTAAGATCAAGAAACCCATCAAGACAAAGTTCCGTATGCCCGTCTTCAACTGGGTAGCCCTGAAACCCAATCAGATCAACGGGACTGTCTTCAATGAGATTGATGATGAGCGGATACTCGAG GACCTGAACGTGGATGAGTTCGAGGAAATGTTTAAGACGAAAGCTCAGGGTCCGCCGATCGACCTCAACATGAGCAAGCAGAAGGTCATCCAGAAGGGACCCAACAAGGTGACGCTGCTGGACTCCAACAGGGCAAAGAACCTGGCCATCACACTGAGGAAAGTGGGCAAGACACCGGAGGAGATCTGCAGGGCAATTCAGAT CTTCGACCTACGGACCCTGCCTGTAGACTTTGTAGAGTGTCTGATGCGCTTCCAGCCCACAGAGAACGAGATTAAAGTCCTGCGGCAGTTTGAAAAGGAGCGGAAACCGCTGGAAAGCCTGACGGACGAGGACCGCTTCATGATGCAGTTTAGTAAGATCGAACGACTTATGCAGAAAATGACCATCATGGCCTTCATCGGCAACTTCTGCGAGAGCGTGCAGATGCTCACACCG CAACTTCATGCAGTCATCGCAGCATCTGTGTCCATCAAGTCGTCACAGAAACTAAAGAAAATTCTAGAG ATTATCTTGGCACTTGGAAACTACATGAACAGCAGCAAGAGAGGAGCCGTGTACGGATTCAAGCTGCAAAGTTTAGACTTG CTACTCGATACCAAGTCGACGGACCGTAAGATAACGTTGTTACACTACATAGCCAATGTGGTACACGAGAAATACACGCAAGTTTCTCTCTTCTACAACGAGCTGCACTACGTGGAGAAAGCCGCAGCAG TGTCGCTGGAGAACGTCCTACTGGACGTCAAGGAGCTGCAGAGAGGCATGGAGCTGACTAAAAGAGAATACAGCATGCACGGCCACAACACCATGCTGAAAGACTTCATCACACACAACGAGAGCAAGCTGAAAAAGCTGCAGGACGATGCCAAGATTGCACAG gatGCCTTCGACGAGGTGGTGAAGTTCTTCGGGGAGAACTCCAAAACCACGCCGCCGTCCGTCTTCTTCCCCGTGTTTGTGCGTTTTGTTAAGGCTTACAGG CAAGCGGAAGAGGACAACGAGcaaagaaagagacaggagcagaTTATGATGGAGAAACTTCTAGAGCAGGAGGCCATGATGGAAGAAGACCAGAAG TCTCCATCTCATAAGAATAAACGGCAGCAGCAAGAGCTGATCCAGGAGCTCAGGAGGAAACAGGTGAAAGACAGCCGTCACGTCTACGAAGGAAAAGATGGAGCGATTGAGGACATCATCACGG ATTTGAGGAATCAGCCCTACAGACGAGCAGACGCCGTGCGGAGGAGTGTCAGGAGACGCTTTGATGATCAGAACCTGCGGCCGGTGAACAACGGCGAAGTGGTCATGTGA